The Nocardia arthritidis genome has a window encoding:
- a CDS encoding SDR family NAD(P)-dependent oxidoreductase yields MTGAAVAIVTGAAGGIGRAIAAEFATVGTGLVLGDIDAEACARTAAAITAEVPAARVVAAGLDVTSAGDWDRIVRLARRRFGYPSVLVNNAGVLGIHGLTGVSEAEWQRVVDVGQRGTWLGMRAVAPSMSLAGGGAIVNVGSVLGLVGTGAAFAYSAAKGAVRAMTVSAAIELAPLGIRVNAVSPGLVHTPMTDGLPSGFVSAFMAATPLGRKANAVEVARVVRFLASDEASYVTGAELPVDGGYTAR; encoded by the coding sequence ATGACGGGTGCGGCAGTCGCGATCGTCACCGGCGCGGCCGGTGGCATCGGGCGCGCCATCGCCGCTGAATTCGCCACGGTGGGAACGGGTCTCGTGCTGGGCGATATCGATGCCGAGGCCTGTGCCCGCACCGCTGCGGCGATCACCGCCGAGGTGCCCGCCGCCCGCGTCGTCGCCGCCGGGTTGGATGTCACGTCCGCCGGTGACTGGGACCGGATCGTCCGGCTGGCCCGGCGCCGCTTCGGCTATCCGTCGGTCCTGGTCAACAATGCCGGGGTACTCGGCATACACGGGCTGACCGGGGTGTCGGAGGCCGAATGGCAGCGGGTCGTCGACGTCGGTCAGCGCGGTACCTGGCTCGGTATGCGGGCGGTCGCGCCGTCGATGAGCCTGGCCGGGGGCGGCGCGATCGTCAACGTCGGTTCCGTGCTCGGTCTGGTCGGCACCGGCGCCGCCTTCGCCTACAGCGCGGCCAAGGGGGCGGTGCGGGCGATGACGGTGTCGGCGGCGATCGAGCTTGCGCCGCTTGGTATCCGGGTGAATGCCGTATCTCCCGGTTTGGTGCACACCCCGATGACCGACGGGCTCCCGTCCGGCTTCGTCTCCGCGTTCATGGCGGCAACTCCGTTGGGCCGCAAGGCGAATGCGGTTGAGGTCGCGCGCGTCGTGCGGTTCCTCGCCTCGGACGAGGCGTCCTACGTCACCGGCGCCGAACTACCGGTGGACGGCGGGTACACCGCCCGATGA
- the asnB gene encoding asparagine synthase (glutamine-hydrolyzing), with protein sequence MCGITGWVDWHRDLTMSGEVVDAMTETLACRGPDARGTWLSPRAAVGHRRLAVIDIDGGAQPMIAERGGRPVVLTYSGEVYNYRELRAELRSRGHYFDTESDTEVVLRAYLEWGADFVTRLNGMFGLAIWDAWRQELLLVRDRLGVKPLYYHEYDGGVIFGSEPKALLANPVFDAILDDAGLVRLFALFGTATPGEGVLRGLREVRPGTLVRISREGTRHSRYWELVSAPHPDDAATTVRRVRELLADTVAHQLVSDVPLCALVSGGVDSSAIAALAADRMGGAKLSTYAVDFRDSERDFAADVARPSRDAPFVRELVAHIGSHHTDVVLDTPDLLTVQDIASRARDLPCLGDLDASLYLLFHAIAGRSTVALSGESADEVFGGYWWFHDENARRRAGFPWSMDDVGFAAVLSPAIKDRIDPGEYVREHYAEALAEVPRLAGESDAERRSREMMYLGLTRFLPVLLDRKDRMSMAVGLEVRVPFCDHRLVEYLWNVPWRMKADGAPKALLRKAVADLLPDALVWRPKSQYPATVDPDYDATVRARARLLLSGESAVGPLLDAQRVHALVDGSSKRPPWMQRLALAYLWQIDRWLRAYDVRVTV encoded by the coding sequence GTGTGCGGTATCACCGGTTGGGTCGACTGGCATCGTGATCTCACCATGTCGGGTGAGGTCGTCGACGCCATGACCGAAACGCTCGCCTGTCGTGGCCCGGACGCGCGCGGCACGTGGCTTTCCCCGCGCGCGGCGGTCGGGCACCGGCGGCTCGCGGTCATCGATATCGATGGCGGCGCGCAGCCGATGATCGCCGAACGCGGCGGCCGCCCCGTCGTGCTCACCTATAGCGGCGAGGTGTACAACTATCGCGAGCTGCGTGCCGAATTGCGTTCTCGGGGGCACTATTTCGATACGGAGTCGGATACCGAGGTGGTGCTGCGCGCCTACCTCGAGTGGGGTGCGGATTTCGTCACCCGGCTCAACGGCATGTTCGGCCTGGCGATCTGGGATGCGTGGCGGCAGGAACTGCTGCTGGTGCGCGACCGGCTCGGCGTGAAGCCGCTCTACTACCACGAATACGACGGCGGGGTGATCTTCGGCTCGGAACCCAAAGCGCTGCTGGCCAATCCGGTCTTCGACGCGATACTCGACGATGCCGGGCTGGTGCGGTTGTTCGCGCTGTTCGGCACCGCGACACCGGGCGAGGGCGTGCTGCGCGGTCTGCGCGAGGTGCGGCCGGGCACCCTGGTCCGGATCAGCCGCGAGGGTACGCGGCATTCGCGGTATTGGGAGTTGGTCAGCGCGCCACATCCCGACGACGCGGCGACAACGGTGCGGCGGGTACGCGAGCTGCTCGCGGATACCGTTGCGCATCAGCTGGTTTCGGATGTTCCGCTGTGTGCGCTCGTCTCCGGCGGTGTCGACTCCAGCGCCATCGCCGCGCTCGCCGCCGACCGGATGGGCGGTGCGAAGTTGTCCACATACGCGGTCGATTTCCGGGACAGCGAACGGGATTTCGCGGCGGATGTGGCGCGGCCGAGCCGGGACGCCCCGTTCGTGCGCGAGCTGGTCGCGCATATCGGCTCGCACCACACCGACGTCGTGCTGGACACGCCGGATCTGCTCACCGTGCAGGATATCGCCAGCCGCGCCCGCGACCTGCCCTGCCTCGGCGATCTGGACGCGTCGCTGTATCTGCTGTTCCACGCCATCGCCGGGCGTTCGACGGTGGCGCTCTCGGGTGAGTCCGCGGACGAGGTATTCGGCGGCTACTGGTGGTTCCACGACGAAAACGCCCGTCGGCGTGCCGGTTTCCCGTGGTCGATGGATGATGTCGGCTTCGCGGCCGTACTGTCGCCCGCGATCAAGGACCGGATCGATCCCGGGGAGTACGTCCGTGAGCATTACGCCGAGGCGCTGGCCGAGGTGCCGCGCCTGGCCGGGGAAAGCGATGCGGAGCGGCGTTCGCGGGAAATGATGTACCTGGGCCTCACCCGCTTCCTGCCGGTGTTGCTCGACCGCAAGGACCGGATGAGCATGGCGGTCGGGCTCGAGGTGCGGGTGCCGTTCTGCGATCACCGGCTGGTCGAGTACCTGTGGAATGTGCCGTGGCGGATGAAGGCCGATGGCGCGCCGAAAGCCTTGCTGCGCAAGGCCGTCGCGGACCTGCTGCCCGACGCGCTGGTGTGGCGGCCGAAGAGTCAGTACCCGGCCACCGTCGACCCGGACTACGACGCCACCGTCCGCGCCCGCGCGCGTCTGCTGCTGAGCGGGGAGTCGGCGGTCGGTCCGCTGCTCGACGCGCAGCGGGTGCACGCCCTGGTGGACGGCAGCAGCAAACGCCCGCCGTGGATGCAGCGGCTGGCGCTGGCCTACCTGTGGCAGATCGACCGCTGGCTGCGCGCATACGACGTGCGGGTGACGGTCTGA
- a CDS encoding ATP-grasp domain-containing protein: MMTARPTLMLFVGARGIRVADTCAALAPLAEVVLVTSDRIVSRRADRLADAAETVRDIVVVPTTGEILTRAREYARAKPVDGALTFSDDLVEVTAAFAAEHGLPGLGGPAAMVCYRDKFAQRRALAAAGVPVPPFHLLREPADVDAALAAVPLPAILKPTRGSGGALAFVISRPEELEPVLRESLSGVADAGAAVESGTEFLLEGLLVGDNWHGTTDFAPYVSVESIGGRGEIAHLAVTDRFPVAPPALETGMVLPSSLPAGRRAEVVDAADKALRALGFDTGLAHTELMLTADGPRVIEVNARAGGALPYLFPLVSSVDLTREAGRVALGLPPRREAEFGGYGVFVAPQHPVGARVRRVDGLAAAARVPGVRAVIPLAAEPGHTVDFRQTMIAVVLGVAATAPDAARLWREVMDTIRPQYREANMPDHYHRTPMRGIAGAC, encoded by the coding sequence ATGATGACCGCGCGCCCGACCCTGATGTTGTTCGTCGGCGCCCGAGGTATCCGGGTCGCCGACACCTGCGCCGCGCTCGCGCCGCTCGCCGAGGTGGTGCTCGTGACCAGCGACCGGATCGTATCTCGGCGCGCGGATCGGCTCGCGGACGCCGCCGAGACCGTGCGCGATATCGTCGTCGTGCCGACCACCGGCGAAATACTCACGCGGGCAAGGGAATACGCCCGCGCCAAACCGGTGGACGGCGCATTGACCTTCAGCGACGATCTGGTCGAGGTGACCGCCGCCTTCGCCGCCGAGCACGGATTGCCGGGTTTGGGTGGGCCCGCGGCGATGGTGTGCTACCGCGACAAATTCGCGCAGCGGCGGGCGCTGGCCGCGGCCGGTGTTCCGGTGCCGCCGTTCCATCTGTTGCGCGAACCGGCCGATGTCGATGCGGCGCTGGCGGCGGTGCCGTTGCCCGCGATACTCAAGCCGACCCGGGGCAGCGGCGGTGCGCTCGCCTTCGTAATCTCGCGGCCCGAGGAGCTGGAACCGGTGCTGCGCGAATCGCTTTCGGGGGTGGCGGATGCGGGCGCCGCCGTCGAATCCGGAACCGAATTCCTCCTCGAGGGTCTGCTGGTAGGCGATAATTGGCATGGCACAACGGATTTCGCGCCCTACGTGAGCGTCGAGTCGATCGGCGGCCGAGGCGAGATCGCGCATCTCGCGGTCACCGACCGGTTCCCGGTCGCGCCGCCCGCGCTGGAGACCGGCATGGTGCTGCCCTCCTCGCTGCCCGCCGGGCGGCGCGCCGAAGTCGTCGACGCGGCGGATAAGGCGTTGCGCGCCTTGGGGTTCGATACCGGCCTCGCGCACACCGAGCTGATGCTCACCGCCGACGGGCCTCGGGTGATCGAGGTCAACGCGCGGGCGGGCGGTGCGCTGCCCTATCTGTTCCCGCTGGTGTCGTCGGTGGATCTGACGCGTGAGGCGGGCCGGGTCGCGCTCGGCCTGCCGCCACGGCGGGAGGCCGAGTTCGGCGGGTACGGGGTGTTCGTCGCGCCGCAGCATCCGGTCGGCGCGCGGGTGCGGCGGGTCGATGGTTTGGCGGCCGCGGCGCGGGTACCCGGGGTGCGCGCAGTGATCCCGCTGGCCGCGGAGCCTGGGCATACCGTGGATTTTCGGCAGACGATGATCGCGGTGGTGCTCGGCGTCGCCGCGACCGCGCCGGACGCGGCGCGATTGTGGCGCGAGGTGATGGATACGATTCGGCCCCAGTACCGGGAGGCGAATATGCCGGATCACTATCACCGCACGCCGATGCGTGGAATCGCCGGTGCATGCTGA
- a CDS encoding response regulator transcription factor produces MEVIILNWPAEARERDRYKRMGVPIILVGADSAPPPGLGMLEDYVRQPIAPEDLRSRVEALETLARATIPVVDGAGVLRFGGGWLSLSAADARMMEVLVDSFQSVVSRADLIEAGWPESPPKRNAVDLRIFRLRKRIRPLGLSICTVWAKGYLLDRVPA; encoded by the coding sequence ATGGAAGTGATAATTCTCAACTGGCCCGCCGAGGCACGGGAACGCGACCGCTACAAGCGAATGGGTGTGCCGATCATCCTCGTTGGAGCGGATTCGGCGCCGCCGCCCGGCCTCGGCATGCTCGAAGACTATGTGCGGCAACCGATTGCCCCGGAAGATCTGCGCTCCCGGGTCGAGGCGCTGGAAACGCTTGCGCGAGCGACGATTCCGGTGGTGGACGGTGCCGGCGTGCTGCGCTTCGGCGGCGGCTGGCTTTCGCTGTCGGCGGCCGACGCGCGAATGATGGAGGTGCTGGTGGATTCCTTCCAGTCGGTGGTGTCGCGAGCGGATCTGATCGAGGCGGGCTGGCCGGAGTCGCCGCCGAAGCGCAATGCGGTGGACCTGCGAATCTTCAGACTGCGCAAGCGCATTCGTCCGCTCGGCCTGTCGATCTGCACGGTCTGGGCCAAGGGCTACCTCCTGGACCGGGTGCCCGCCTGA
- a CDS encoding YciI family protein produces MEYLLLFYSDDAQMAEIMANDPEPLMNRHVEFNKTVKARTRIVTSHALEPVAATVTVRPTGDGESVAVPGPASPNPVALNGFYLITCKDMDEAVDIAKRYPMPEDLGYIEVRPTVSRWRGTPLADSSAPREQVWERYADIESWPEWLAGVAAARGTFATGGTGELRMADGAVRPMRIGTVTDPISFTMEIEVAHDVWVWYGHYLTARPDGGTRIIHEPSVPHHALDTMGLHFTAAVNEQAAQSVATLAALAADRVQAGTRSRR; encoded by the coding sequence ATGGAATACCTGCTGCTGTTCTACAGCGACGACGCCCAGATGGCCGAGATCATGGCGAACGATCCGGAGCCACTGATGAATCGGCATGTCGAATTCAACAAGACGGTCAAGGCGCGCACCAGGATCGTCACCTCGCACGCGCTGGAGCCCGTCGCCGCCACCGTGACCGTCCGCCCCACCGGCGACGGCGAATCCGTCGCCGTACCCGGGCCCGCGAGCCCGAACCCGGTGGCGCTCAACGGTTTCTACCTCATCACCTGCAAAGATATGGACGAGGCCGTCGATATCGCCAAACGGTATCCGATGCCGGAGGATCTGGGCTATATCGAGGTGCGGCCGACCGTATCCCGGTGGCGCGGAACCCCGCTCGCCGACAGCAGCGCGCCGCGGGAGCAGGTGTGGGAGCGTTACGCCGACATCGAGTCCTGGCCGGAGTGGCTGGCCGGTGTCGCCGCCGCGCGAGGCACGTTCGCCACCGGCGGCACCGGCGAGCTGCGCATGGCCGACGGCGCGGTGCGGCCGATGCGCATCGGTACGGTGACCGATCCGATCTCGTTCACCATGGAAATCGAAGTAGCACACGATGTTTGGGTTTGGTACGGCCATTACCTGACCGCGCGGCCGGACGGCGGCACCCGCATCATCCACGAGCCGTCGGTGCCGCACCACGCGCTCGACACGATGGGTCTGCATTTCACCGCCGCCGTCAACGAACAGGCCGCACAGAGCGTCGCCACGCTCGCCGCGCTCGCCGCCGACCGGGTTCAGGCGGGCACCCGGTCCAGGAGGTAG
- a CDS encoding MMPL family transporter: MSRTASHRMSSSRPGAARRRWFAVLVIAVWLAAGGLLSVLGGKLSDVVTTGSANYLPAAADSKTVDKLNERFGEAQSSPAVVVYQRDGGLTDADLTAVRTQTDRIGARFHDVLTGPVVGPMISADGKAAEVIVPFAGSDSAAAGHVPDLRGLLAADGGLAVHITGPAGGAVDLQNATGGIDVMLVLVTVAVILVILVAVYRSPLLPLLVLVVAGLALESAQGVLYLLVRHGVLALGSEVQGIFNVLVLGAATDYALLLVSRYREELRERDDRFEAMRVAWRRSLGPIAASGGTVAVGLLCLQFADLGLNRELGPAGAIGVLCALLAMLTLLPALLMVFGRAAFWPRRPVSGEVAAVGRWPGIAGFVDRRRRVLWIGTALVLAALAAGAFQLHANGIPENEMILGKHVDSVAGQQVLAGHFPAGSGSPVNIVVRQDRLDAVLTAVRGVEGVTAAAPYTGTRQVPVVVDGLARVDATLADAPDSKAALDTYYRLRAAVHRVSGADARLGGYTATLADFNDTAARDRAVMPLVLIVVCAITALLLRALVAPLLLLLTVVLSYLAAIGVSALVFQHVFGFSAVDATFPVHAFVFLVALGTDYNIFLMTRVREETMGSDTRTGMVRGLVVTGGVITSAGVVLAVTFAALAVIPLVLLVELAFTVAFGVLLDTFVVRTVLVPALTIDVGRAMWWPGRLWRRREQTAPVVAPQVRVAAEG; this comes from the coding sequence ATGTCCAGAACCGCATCGCATCGAATGTCCTCGTCACGGCCGGGCGCGGCCCGGCGCCGGTGGTTCGCTGTGCTCGTGATCGCCGTCTGGCTCGCGGCGGGCGGACTGCTCAGCGTGCTCGGGGGCAAGCTCAGTGATGTCGTCACCACCGGAAGCGCGAATTACCTACCGGCGGCGGCCGATTCGAAGACGGTCGACAAGCTGAACGAGCGGTTCGGCGAGGCGCAGAGCTCGCCGGCGGTGGTGGTCTACCAGCGGGACGGCGGGCTCACCGACGCCGACCTCACCGCGGTCAGGACGCAGACGGACCGGATCGGCGCCCGATTCCACGACGTACTCACCGGACCCGTTGTCGGCCCGATGATTTCGGCCGACGGCAAGGCGGCCGAGGTGATCGTGCCGTTCGCCGGATCGGATAGCGCGGCGGCCGGGCACGTACCCGACCTGCGCGGACTGCTGGCGGCGGACGGCGGGCTCGCCGTGCACATCACCGGCCCGGCGGGCGGCGCGGTCGACCTGCAGAACGCGACCGGCGGTATCGACGTGATGCTGGTGCTGGTCACCGTCGCGGTGATTCTGGTGATCCTGGTCGCGGTCTACCGCAGCCCGCTGCTGCCGTTGCTCGTGCTCGTAGTCGCCGGGCTCGCACTGGAATCCGCGCAGGGCGTGCTCTATCTCCTTGTCCGGCACGGTGTGCTGGCGCTCGGCTCGGAGGTGCAGGGCATCTTCAACGTCCTGGTGCTCGGCGCCGCAACGGATTACGCGCTGCTGCTGGTGTCGCGGTACCGGGAGGAATTGCGCGAACGGGATGACCGTTTCGAGGCCATGCGGGTGGCCTGGCGTCGCTCGCTCGGCCCGATCGCGGCCAGCGGCGGCACGGTGGCCGTCGGTCTGCTCTGCCTGCAATTCGCCGATCTGGGCCTGAACCGGGAGCTCGGCCCGGCCGGTGCGATCGGCGTGCTCTGCGCGCTGCTCGCGATGCTGACGCTGCTGCCCGCGCTGCTGATGGTGTTCGGGCGGGCGGCATTCTGGCCGCGGCGTCCGGTATCGGGGGAGGTCGCGGCCGTCGGCCGCTGGCCCGGAATCGCCGGATTCGTCGACCGGCGCCGGCGGGTGCTGTGGATCGGCACGGCGCTCGTGCTGGCGGCGCTCGCCGCGGGGGCTTTCCAGTTGCACGCCAACGGAATTCCGGAAAACGAGATGATCCTCGGCAAACATGTCGATTCGGTGGCCGGGCAGCAGGTGCTGGCCGGGCACTTCCCGGCGGGCAGCGGCAGCCCGGTGAATATCGTCGTCCGGCAGGACCGGCTCGACGCGGTGCTCACGGCCGTCCGCGGTGTCGAAGGGGTCACCGCGGCCGCGCCGTACACCGGGACGCGGCAGGTGCCGGTCGTCGTCGACGGTCTGGCCCGCGTGGATGCCACGCTGGCCGACGCACCCGACAGCAAAGCCGCGCTCGATACCTATTACCGGCTGCGCGCCGCGGTGCACCGGGTGTCCGGCGCCGACGCGCGGCTCGGCGGATATACCGCGACGCTCGCCGATTTCAACGACACCGCGGCCCGCGACCGCGCCGTCATGCCGCTGGTGCTGATCGTGGTCTGCGCCATCACCGCCCTGCTGCTGCGCGCCCTCGTCGCGCCGCTGTTGCTGCTGCTGACCGTCGTGCTGTCCTATCTCGCCGCGATCGGGGTTTCGGCGCTGGTCTTCCAGCATGTATTCGGGTTCTCGGCGGTGGACGCGACCTTCCCCGTGCACGCGTTCGTCTTCCTGGTCGCGCTCGGCACCGACTACAACATCTTCCTGATGACCCGGGTGCGCGAGGAGACCATGGGCAGCGACACCAGGACCGGGATGGTCCGCGGTCTCGTCGTCACCGGCGGGGTCATCACCTCCGCCGGCGTTGTGCTCGCGGTGACCTTCGCCGCGCTGGCCGTGATCCCGCTGGTGTTGCTGGTGGAGTTGGCGTTCACGGTCGCGTTCGGGGTGCTGCTCGACACCTTCGTGGTGCGGACGGTGCTGGTGCCCGCGTTGACGATCGATGTCGGGCGCGCGATGTGGTGGCCCGGTCGGTTGTGGCGGCGGCGCGAGCAGACAGCGCCGGTTGTCGCGCCGCAGGTGCGGGTCGCGGCGGAGGGCTGA
- a CDS encoding PadR family transcriptional regulator, with the protein MVRSGLNATAASLLGFLHEGPMTGWDLVAVAQQRIGSFWTLTQSQVYRELAAMANAGLVTVGPPGRRDRKPYTITDEGRAAFREWLEQRPGLEQIRFPLLVTIMFADHLPPERLGAAIAEHRAIHRERLAGYEQARGELRELGNADFRLATLEFGIRYEQAVLDWFEQLPEVLPSVALADPESSTAGSHGP; encoded by the coding sequence ATGGTTCGCTCCGGACTCAACGCGACCGCCGCCTCCCTACTGGGCTTTCTGCACGAAGGCCCGATGACCGGCTGGGATCTGGTGGCCGTCGCCCAACAGCGCATCGGCAGCTTCTGGACCTTGACGCAGAGCCAGGTGTACCGCGAACTCGCCGCGATGGCGAACGCCGGACTGGTGACCGTCGGCCCGCCGGGCCGCCGCGACCGCAAGCCGTACACGATCACCGACGAGGGCCGCGCGGCCTTCCGGGAATGGCTCGAACAGCGGCCCGGCCTGGAACAGATCAGGTTCCCACTCCTGGTGACGATCATGTTCGCCGACCACCTGCCCCCGGAGCGGCTCGGCGCTGCCATCGCCGAACACCGCGCTATTCATCGCGAACGATTGGCCGGATACGAGCAGGCGCGTGGCGAACTGCGCGAGCTCGGCAATGCCGACTTCCGCTTGGCCACACTGGAATTCGGCATACGGTATGAACAGGCCGTGCTCGATTGGTTCGAGCAGTTGCCGGAGGTGCTGCCGTCGGTGGCGCTGGCGGATCCTGAATCGAGCACTGCCGGTTCGCATGGTCCGTAG
- a CDS encoding tetratricopeptide repeat protein — protein MVVPHEVPFGPRVFVNRESDFEWMEDFWASAATRVGVCTGLPGVGKTAFVRRCVERANGVFGDGELHVDFGAERAERTSVADALAQCLRALGVQPEVMPATAAERANRLRTLTARKSVLIVLENVTGSAEVLPFLPNSATSALLVISTSRLTELWLEGAAVRELRPLDDAEGAHLIIELVGARAHSEPEAVSELVGQCAGLPVALTVAAAKLRSRPGLRIRALVAAITADERGLASFALDGRDKVTAVFSEGYAELGDDAARLYRLLGLFPGQDLTMDTVQALTGGDAATTDAAVGALVEAGLLAEDSMQRLSFHTLLKRHAAALAHEIDSAKERTAAIRAVTEYLLIKAAFADLAVLGEKRYRCVSPNLLADRRTPFTGDETEARGAALDWLDAERMNLLAVQRMAADLGWHDWAWQLAESLTAVYVTRRYYTDWTVSSDIGATAAHLAGNSRAEARLRSFVSRAWLEQRSDTGQGLARAREELIDKALPLAEAAGDRRLLASVWEFVGRYRDVADPDNAGAAYERSLDLFRRENDARGQGFVMFFLARTQRRAGDLEQAESTMRAALELIRGARDPRMEGRSLIDLAEILTERGEHRRARAMIHEAIEVLAASGDAFYEAQALELRLRFAEADGDEEVRRATLTRMVWIHRNLGSDRADELAALLRGFTERS, from the coding sequence GTGGTGGTGCCGCATGAGGTTCCGTTCGGGCCTCGGGTTTTCGTCAACCGAGAGTCGGATTTCGAATGGATGGAAGACTTCTGGGCTTCGGCAGCGACCCGAGTCGGTGTGTGCACCGGGCTGCCCGGCGTCGGGAAGACGGCATTCGTCCGGCGGTGCGTGGAGCGGGCAAACGGCGTATTCGGCGACGGTGAACTGCATGTCGATTTCGGGGCGGAGCGAGCCGAGCGAACATCCGTCGCGGACGCGTTGGCACAGTGCCTGAGAGCACTGGGCGTGCAACCGGAGGTCATGCCCGCTACGGCGGCGGAGCGGGCGAATCGGTTGCGCACTCTCACGGCGCGGAAATCGGTCCTGATCGTGCTGGAGAACGTGACCGGTTCCGCGGAGGTATTGCCCTTTCTGCCGAACAGCGCGACGAGCGCGCTGCTGGTGATAAGCACCAGCCGACTCACCGAGCTGTGGCTCGAAGGGGCCGCGGTCCGGGAGTTGCGGCCGCTCGACGATGCCGAGGGCGCCCACCTGATCATCGAACTCGTCGGCGCCCGTGCGCATTCGGAGCCCGAAGCGGTATCCGAGCTGGTCGGCCAGTGCGCGGGGCTGCCAGTGGCATTGACGGTCGCCGCCGCGAAGTTGCGGTCGCGTCCCGGGCTGCGGATCCGCGCGCTGGTCGCCGCGATCACGGCCGACGAACGCGGGCTCGCGTCGTTCGCCCTCGATGGAAGGGACAAGGTCACCGCAGTGTTCTCCGAGGGGTACGCCGAATTGGGCGATGATGCGGCGCGGCTCTATCGGTTGCTCGGGCTGTTCCCGGGGCAGGACCTCACCATGGACACCGTCCAGGCGCTCACCGGAGGCGATGCCGCGACAACGGATGCCGCGGTGGGCGCACTGGTCGAGGCCGGACTGTTGGCAGAGGATTCCATGCAGCGGTTGTCATTTCATACGTTGCTCAAGCGGCACGCGGCCGCGCTGGCGCACGAGATCGACTCGGCGAAAGAGCGGACGGCGGCGATCCGGGCGGTCACCGAATATCTGCTCATCAAGGCGGCTTTCGCGGATCTGGCCGTGCTTGGGGAGAAGCGCTATCGGTGCGTATCGCCGAATCTGTTGGCAGACCGCCGGACCCCATTCACCGGCGATGAAACCGAGGCGCGCGGGGCCGCGCTTGATTGGCTCGACGCCGAGCGGATGAATCTGCTTGCGGTGCAACGCATGGCGGCCGATCTGGGGTGGCACGATTGGGCGTGGCAGCTCGCCGAATCGCTCACCGCGGTCTACGTGACGAGGCGCTATTACACCGATTGGACGGTCTCCAGCGATATCGGCGCGACGGCGGCCCATTTGGCGGGGAATTCGCGCGCCGAGGCGCGGCTGCGCAGCTTCGTGTCGCGGGCGTGGCTCGAGCAGCGGTCGGACACCGGCCAAGGGTTGGCGCGCGCCCGCGAGGAACTGATCGATAAGGCGCTGCCGTTGGCCGAGGCCGCCGGTGATCGCCGATTGCTGGCCTCGGTGTGGGAGTTCGTCGGCCGCTATCGTGACGTCGCCGATCCGGATAACGCCGGTGCGGCGTATGAACGTTCGCTCGACCTGTTCAGACGTGAAAACGATGCTCGCGGACAGGGATTCGTCATGTTCTTCCTCGCGCGGACGCAGCGCCGCGCCGGAGATCTCGAACAGGCCGAGTCGACGATGCGGGCCGCGCTCGAGCTGATCAGGGGTGCGCGCGATCCGCGGATGGAAGGACGATCGCTGATCGACCTCGCCGAGATACTCACCGAGCGTGGCGAACACCGGCGGGCGCGGGCCATGATCCACGAAGCGATCGAGGTCCTGGCCGCCAGCGGTGACGCCTTCTACGAGGCGCAGGCGCTCGAACTGCGGCTCCGATTCGCCGAGGCGGACGGCGACGAGGAGGTTCGGCGCGCGACGCTCACCAGAATGGTGTGGATCCACCGGAACCTCGGCAGCGACCGGGCCGACGAACTCGCCGCGTTGCTGCGGGGCTTCACCGAAAGATCTTGA
- a CDS encoding alpha/beta fold hydrolase: MEPGYISVPTGYAKFPKESWLPPREWLERGCNLQRYTELPRGGHFPAMERPELLVEEIRAFFRPLR, from the coding sequence ATGGAGCCCGGCTATATCTCCGTACCGACCGGCTATGCCAAATTCCCGAAGGAAAGCTGGCTGCCGCCACGCGAATGGCTCGAACGCGGCTGTAATCTCCAGCGCTACACCGAACTTCCGCGCGGCGGCCACTTTCCCGCCATGGAACGTCCCGAACTGCTCGTCGAGGAGATCCGCGCCTTCTTCCGTCCGTTGCGTTGA